The Metabacillus schmidteae nucleotide sequence ATCACGAAGCAAACCCGATTTCACAAGATATATATAATCTCTTGATGATCGATTTATCTTTACCGAATGAATTTTACAAAAATATCAAGGAAGTCGTATATGATCCTGAAACTTTCTTAAATGATCCAGCTGTCATAACGATGATTCAAACAATTGTTGATACTGACCAAACAAAATGGCCGATCCTAGAGGAAATTAAAGACGATTGGAAGGGAGTAGAATAATATGAAAATATTAATGATTTGTACGGAAAAGCTTCCTGTACCTCCCGTACTTGGTGGAGCCATTCAAACCTATATTGCCGGAAGCATGCCTCATTTAAGAAACGCCCATAACATTACAGTTTTAGGAGTAAATGACCCATCTCTGCCGGATCAAGAAACTATTGATGGTATACAGTATGTACGTGTTCCAGGAAAAATACTAGAGATTTACCGAGAAGAAGTGATCCGTTATGTGGAAGCCAACCAATTCGATCTCATTCACATTTTTAACCGACCTCGTTTAGTCCTTCCAGTCCGACAAGCGGCACCAAATTCAAAAATTGTTCTTAGTATGCATAACGATATGTTTCAACCTGAAAAAATTAATCCAGAAGAAGCAAAAGCAGTTATAAACGAAGTGGCTAACATTATTACGATAAGTAATTATGTTGGAAATGTCATTCGTGATTTATATCCGGAGGCTGCGCATAAGCTGCATACAGTATATTCCGGAGTTGATACAAATCGATTTTTACCAGGTCATCATCCGAAAATGCAAAAAATAAGGAATGAACTTCGCAGTGCAAATGGTTTAGAGAATAAAACGGTATTATTATTTGCAGGGCGACTTTCCAATAATAAAGGTGTGGATAGGTTAGTAAGAGCACTACCCGAGCTTTCAAAAAAACATAAGGATTTAGCCCTTGTCATAGTTGGGAGCAAATGGTTTAGTCAAAATGATGTGACTGACTATGTAGCTTACGTAAGAGCATTGGCTAAGAAATTGCCTATACCAGTTGTTACGACAGGATTTGTTGCCCCAAGTGAAATCCAAAATTGGTTTGCAGCAGCTGATTTATTCGTTTGTACATCAGTATGGCAAGAACCACTTGCCCGAGTTCATTACGAAGCAATGGCAGCAGGACTTCCGATTGTAACAACA carries:
- a CDS encoding glycosyltransferase family 4 protein, translating into MKILMICTEKLPVPPVLGGAIQTYIAGSMPHLRNAHNITVLGVNDPSLPDQETIDGIQYVRVPGKILEIYREEVIRYVEANQFDLIHIFNRPRLVLPVRQAAPNSKIVLSMHNDMFQPEKINPEEAKAVINEVANIITISNYVGNVIRDLYPEAAHKLHTVYSGVDTNRFLPGHHPKMQKIRNELRSANGLENKTVLLFAGRLSNNKGVDRLVRALPELSKKHKDLALVIVGSKWFSQNDVTDYVAYVRALAKKLPIPVVTTGFVAPSEIQNWFAAADLFVCTSVWQEPLARVHYEAMAAGLPIVTTARGGNAEVINLNENGLVVENPEDPGVFVEKISQILSNRSLMRKMGEKGREYALRLYQWDRVASDILEVWRKSFAAPLNVSQHEVLPTIDSPNNNLDQTESLQKENIDALVNDPAPVYQSIEVEEKDIPNKETSMEKNKAINSKKDLLRAALRDMIRSSLVNSRISTMEGTKNSLLQMINAEDKTEVTNTKTETKAETKTSKENSNIITSREEKRNALKAALREMIKI